gacttttttcttgtggaAAGATGAGCCACCTGTTCATATCTATTCTAAGGTACGATCCAAGAAAATTGTCTTCAAATATCCCGAGCTTCAATTTTTATATTACTTCGTCAGTTCTCAATTTTGATATCCAAATATAATGTTTTTTAAACTCATCTGAGCACAAATTTAAGAGAATAGATATCAGATTGGTTCATTTATATTTGATCTTTCTAAACAactaaaagagaggaaaaagggaaaaaggacAAGGAATCGTGATTTCGGAGATCGGACATACCTTGTTGCAGTAGCTCTCATGGGAGGTGCTGTGGAAGGGGAAGTTTCCACAGAGATGCCTCGGATGTGGGAAATCCTTCAGTGCAACCTATTTAATCACAAGACCCAAATCCTTTCATATATCTTATGCCTTGCCTATTAGATCATATAAATCTCCGCTGGATCACAATTCGTCAATTAAAACACCGAGATGAACTGAATTATTGCGtacataattaattaattatgagGGCAGAAACAGGGAGCACTCACCGGTCCCTTCTCCGCAACGATAACTATGTCATCGGAATCATTGATGGTTAGCTTGCGGGCAAAATCGATGGGATCGATCTCATAGCAATCGTCCTCCTCATCAGCGCCTTCTTCGGCTGATGCTATCTTTACAATTTTCTCCTTGTTATCCCCCTCTTCTTCCATTGCACCTCCCCTGCTGTCGTTAGTGTAGAATAGAGAAAGACGAAATGATGGGTTAAGCCATTAATTGATTTGAAGAAAAGTTTCAATTGTAAGccgaaaaaaaaagttttaattttaaaaaaaatatttttgcccCCACTACTCTTCCTGGCTAACTTAGACCGCTTCAATTTAAAAAAATCTCAAATCTGTCCACCTTGCTTCTACGCTCCGAAATCTGAACCATCTCTTTCCGTCCATTTCTCCGCTATTGAGGAGATGGTGACATGCTCCAGGGTGATTGTAACTGATGGTTGCTAGATCTTCGATACCTCAATAGCAGGGGCGGAATTGCGTACAGCTTGGGCCGACGTGTGCTATGCTTGGTGCGAGCTGCAAGCCAGTGCTATTGTGCTCGAGGATGATCTAGCTATAGTCATTGGTTAGATTCAACATAAAATAGGAAGGGTGGATGAGTACCATCCGCTGCTCAGGTATATTCAAACTATGATCAGTAGTGAGATGGACAGGCAAAGCATGTGTATCGAGTGGCCAATGGATAAGTAGATTGGATAGTCTTGTATGTAACTAACCATTCTGGAGAGACCCTTTGGCTAGAGGAGAGGAGATTACTCAGTGCACTCTAAAACTTGTTATCTTTTAACTTTTTTAGATGTATTTGTATCTATTATGTATGATTCATCCgttctaacaaaaaaaaagaaaaagaaaaagaaaagagagagatggtGGCATGGTAAGATCGATAAAAGTGTCACGGGAAGGCTTCAATCAGAGACGAGCAAGCTGCCAGGTCCACTGAGGCCATTAAGCTTAACATAGATTGACAGGCAATAGCATCAATATAAAAAAGTCCATACATCAAGCGGCCAAACATCCATTGTGACTTACAAATTAAAACAGTTACCATATCCAATCTGGAACTAAATAATATTCATTTACATATGTTTTCGCATTCGAatctattaaaatataaataaaaattcgaATATCCAACTAATATCCGCATCTATATTCATatccatcaaaataaaaaaaaatataattataaatagATAGCTATCTGATCTGTATCCgaataatagattttttttatttttttagttttatataTCATTCGtaacatttttaaaaaataaatgactaACTAAATTTACCTCCTATTTGGTAATATTTTTAGtgatataattataaaatttaattattcaacaaatatttgaatttatatttatattttatataaacatattagtaacaAATATGTATTTGATCCGGGTTGGGCTTTAATCCGAACCGGTCGCGCGTGTACAGTCTTGCCACATCAGTCATTGGCCTTTCTCGATGTTGCACTCACTGTTTTCACTGTCCGGGACTCGTCCGTTCGGAGTCCTGACCATCCATGGTCAGGGCCAGCAGCGTGCACGAGCTACTCGATGAAATGCTCAAAAGAAATCCTGCTGCAGCCCTCCCATGCTAATGTCAACAGTGATGAATAGGAACAAACATCAACACGAGTTGAAGAATAGGGCAGATTactcaaaacaa
Above is a genomic segment from Phoenix dactylifera cultivar Barhee BC4 chromosome 2, palm_55x_up_171113_PBpolish2nd_filt_p, whole genome shotgun sequence containing:
- the LOC103711787 gene encoding uncharacterized protein LOC103711787; its protein translation is MEEEGDNKEKIVKIASAEEGADEEDDCYEIDPIDFARKLTINDSDDIVIVAEKGPVALKDFPHPRHLCGNFPFHSTSHESYCNKCFCYVCETSAPCQHWRGIDGHCHVSKKHEEFQELGETVKDRSSYVKEE